The Leucobacter chromiiresistens genome has a window encoding:
- the clpS gene encoding ATP-dependent Clp protease adapter ClpS, with protein MQAAHPEARTRRVAETTSLESPVWQTVVWDDPVNLMSYVAFVFQRHFGFSRDRAEELMLQVHHSGSAVVAEGSQEAMEMHVEAMHGYGLWATVRQAGEL; from the coding sequence ATGCAGGCGGCGCATCCTGAGGCGCGCACGCGCCGGGTCGCGGAGACCACCAGCCTCGAATCCCCCGTCTGGCAGACGGTCGTGTGGGATGACCCGGTCAATCTCATGTCGTACGTCGCCTTCGTCTTCCAGCGGCACTTCGGGTTCAGCCGGGATCGCGCCGAGGAGCTGATGCTGCAGGTGCACCACTCGGGCAGCGCGGTCGTCGCGGAGGGGTCGCAGGAGGCGATGGAGATGCACGTCGAGGCGATGCACGGATACGGACTCT
- a CDS encoding metallopeptidase family protein, with protein MLDISHEEFESLVADGLDSLHDDMLAQLDNVIFLVEDRPADGSEVLGVYEGFSLAERGAYGYGEEPDRIILFRENLLEHCSDQQELVDEIRVTLVHEIAHFYGITEERIHELGWG; from the coding sequence CACACGAGGAGTTCGAATCGCTGGTCGCGGATGGCCTCGACTCGCTGCACGACGACATGCTCGCGCAGCTCGACAACGTCATCTTCCTGGTCGAGGATCGACCCGCCGACGGCAGCGAGGTTCTCGGGGTGTACGAGGGGTTCTCACTCGCCGAGCGCGGCGCGTACGGCTACGGGGAGGAGCCGGATCGCATCATCCTCTTCCGCGAGAACCTGCTCGAGCACTGCTCGGACCAGCAGGAGCTCGTGGACGAGATCCGGGTGACGCTCGTGCACGAGATCGCGCACTTCTACGGCATCACCGAGGAGCGCATCCACGAACTCGGGTGGGGCTGA